In a genomic window of Muntiacus reevesi chromosome 1, mMunRee1.1, whole genome shotgun sequence:
- the SPX gene encoding spexin isoform X4, giving the protein MLYLKGAQRRSPNSQRLTLPEAAAVLLAFLQKPQEGGFFTPEPPGKLSGGPSTNCWPAALMLVLMKKTLCSQPGIGWAMSGKGRERKVLSGFRLTALLWKNKTKTTLQEVNGRDGDKELE; this is encoded by the exons AAAGACGAAGCCCAAATTCCCAACGACTAACTCTTCCAGAGGCAGCAGCTGTACTATTGGCTTTTTTGCAGAAACCACAAGAAG gtggattctttacccctgagccacctggaaagctctctGGTGGTCCAAGCACAAACTGCTGGCCTGCTGCTCTGATGCTCGTGCTGATGAAGAAAACCCTGTGCTCACAGCCTGGTATTGGATGGGCGATGTCTGGGAAAGGAAGAGAGCGGAAGGTTCTTTCTGGCTTCAGACTTACAGCTTTGttgtggaaaaacaaaacaaaaacaaccctaCAAGAAGTAAATGGAAGAGACGGGGATAAAGAG cTGGAGTAG